From the Gramella sp. Hel_I_59 genome, one window contains:
- a CDS encoding outer membrane beta-barrel family protein, protein MKQFILCLFLSFLSIANAKTDPNGNVSGTIMDAELQEAIPYATIIINNPEGELVTGITSAEDGSFIVENLKSGNYELKVQFIGYKTFRREIVIEQRRTNIEIGILYLQPDVAMLDETLVVAERTTIEQRVDRKVINIGKDLMTTGASASEIMVNIPSVNVDQDGNISLRGNSNVRILVDGKPTNMDPAQLLKQIPSTSIKSIELITNPSAKYNPEGMSGIINIVLHKNASDGFNGNLNTGLTYGENLRFNGSLDMNYRKGKFNFFGNLGSNFGDRENGGTIFLPESQSLQEFEVENRNNSYLYKIGVDFYLDDNNTFSIYTNQNLYDGGPLGALSFTDFNEASRNFRQFLDVNYDNSNASYNFLFDHEFEKDGHEIQFEADFNDYNGDEVADIDFAENDLQLIPYIDRVFEDRKNFISNIDYTNPLNDVSRLELGAEARLLKTENDYNTTNPQFTNADYIYDRDILSLYSTFGQNFEKWSYQVGARLESYQVTADFQGERVYEDDYLTVYPTGFLNFTPDDKNTYNLSYSRRVDRPGFSQINPIREVSSPRLIVAGNPELDPQFTNSFEFNYTRKFERKGSLSAGVFFRRTVDEINQIFTELDNEPGSLFLTFQNSGDADMYGLEFSSNYKFTKWWSTNSGFELYEQTFSGLVGTEFTEIDNTAFTFRTSHNFKATEALSFSAFGFYRSKMKSLQYDIDHMYFMNLGARYSFLDDNRASVSLNFNDVFDTQEFNILAGRPFDQVGRFKGETQTVYLGVSYRFGGGKNRSLQRKDRDKDNDGGGMF, encoded by the coding sequence ATGAAACAGTTCATTCTATGCTTATTTTTAAGCTTTTTATCAATTGCAAATGCTAAAACCGATCCCAATGGAAATGTTTCCGGAACCATCATGGATGCTGAACTCCAGGAAGCGATCCCTTATGCCACGATTATCATCAATAATCCTGAAGGTGAACTTGTTACCGGTATCACTTCAGCTGAAGACGGCAGCTTTATTGTAGAAAACCTGAAGTCTGGGAATTACGAATTGAAGGTCCAATTTATAGGCTATAAGACCTTCCGTAGAGAAATTGTAATCGAACAGCGAAGAACCAATATCGAAATCGGGATTCTTTACCTGCAACCTGATGTAGCCATGCTCGATGAAACTCTTGTGGTTGCTGAAAGGACTACCATCGAACAGCGTGTGGATCGCAAAGTCATTAATATCGGGAAAGATCTTATGACAACCGGGGCCAGTGCTTCAGAAATTATGGTAAATATACCATCTGTGAATGTAGATCAGGATGGAAATATATCTCTTCGTGGGAATTCCAATGTACGAATTCTGGTGGACGGTAAGCCTACCAACATGGATCCTGCACAACTTCTAAAGCAAATCCCCTCGACCTCCATTAAAAGTATAGAGCTTATTACCAATCCTTCAGCAAAATACAATCCGGAAGGAATGAGCGGGATCATTAATATCGTGCTGCATAAAAATGCGAGTGATGGTTTTAATGGAAATCTAAACACCGGTCTTACCTACGGTGAAAACCTGAGATTTAATGGTTCGCTCGACATGAATTATCGTAAGGGCAAATTCAATTTCTTCGGAAACCTGGGAAGCAATTTTGGAGATCGCGAAAACGGCGGAACTATATTTCTTCCCGAATCTCAAAGTCTTCAGGAGTTTGAAGTTGAAAACCGAAATAATTCCTATTTATACAAAATTGGCGTTGACTTCTATCTCGATGACAATAATACCTTCAGTATATATACGAATCAGAACCTTTACGATGGCGGACCCCTTGGCGCTTTGAGTTTTACAGATTTCAACGAGGCCTCAAGAAACTTTCGCCAGTTTCTGGATGTAAATTACGATAACAGCAACGCCAGCTATAACTTTCTCTTTGATCACGAATTTGAAAAAGATGGTCATGAAATTCAATTCGAGGCAGATTTCAATGATTATAACGGAGATGAAGTTGCAGATATTGATTTCGCTGAAAATGATCTTCAGTTAATTCCTTACATCGATCGGGTATTTGAAGACCGTAAAAATTTTATTTCCAATATCGACTATACCAATCCATTAAATGATGTTTCGCGACTGGAACTTGGTGCAGAAGCCAGGTTACTAAAAACTGAAAACGATTACAACACTACCAATCCGCAGTTTACAAATGCCGACTATATCTATGATCGTGATATCCTGAGTTTATATTCGACTTTCGGACAGAATTTTGAAAAATGGAGTTACCAGGTTGGTGCCAGGCTGGAGAGCTACCAGGTGACAGCAGATTTTCAGGGTGAACGTGTTTATGAAGATGACTATCTTACGGTCTACCCTACAGGTTTTCTAAACTTTACTCCAGACGATAAGAATACCTACAATTTAAGTTATAGCAGGAGAGTCGACAGACCAGGTTTCAGCCAGATCAATCCAATTCGGGAAGTGTCGTCTCCAAGACTTATCGTTGCCGGGAATCCTGAGCTAGATCCACAATTCACCAATTCATTCGAGTTTAATTATACTCGAAAATTTGAACGCAAGGGAAGCCTTAGCGCAGGTGTTTTCTTCCGAAGAACCGTAGATGAAATTAACCAGATTTTTACAGAGCTGGATAATGAACCTGGTTCGCTGTTTCTAACTTTTCAGAATTCTGGTGATGCAGATATGTATGGTTTAGAATTTTCAAGCAACTACAAATTTACAAAATGGTGGAGTACCAACTCCGGTTTTGAGCTTTATGAACAAACCTTTAGCGGACTGGTAGGTACTGAATTTACTGAAATAGACAATACTGCCTTTACTTTTAGAACCAGCCATAATTTTAAAGCCACAGAGGCTCTTTCCTTCTCTGCTTTTGGTTTTTACCGAAGCAAAATGAAATCACTTCAATACGACATTGACCATATGTATTTTATGAACCTTGGAGCCCGTTACAGCTTCCTCGATGATAACCGTGCTTCTGTAAGTCTCAATTTCAATGATGTTTTCGACACTCAGGAATTCAATATCCTGGCTGGCAGACCTTTTGATCAGGTTGGTCGATTTAAAGGAGAAACTCAAACCGTATACCTGGGAGTCTCTTATAGATTTGGCGGTGGAAAGAACCGTAGCCTCCAGCGTAAGGATCGAGATAAGGATAATGACGGTGGCGGAATGTTTTAA
- a CDS encoding CoA-binding protein: MKKKTLVMGASLKPNRYSHLAINKLVRFKQPTVAIGLREGTVDGVKIHTEMEEFEDIDTVTLYLNAKRQEQYYDYIISLNPKRVIFNPGTENPELYTLLRKNNIYFENACTLVLLSSQQY; encoded by the coding sequence ATGAAGAAGAAAACACTGGTTATGGGTGCTTCCTTAAAACCCAATAGATATTCCCATCTTGCCATTAACAAACTTGTGAGATTCAAACAACCGACTGTGGCAATTGGTCTTAGAGAAGGAACAGTAGACGGGGTAAAGATCCATACAGAAATGGAAGAATTTGAAGATATAGATACCGTTACCCTTTATCTTAATGCGAAAAGGCAGGAACAGTATTACGATTACATCATTTCACTGAATCCAAAAAGAGTGATCTTCAACCCCGGAACTGAAAACCCTGAGCTTTACACTTTGCTTCGGAAGAATAATATCTACTTCGAAAATGCCTGTACGCTGGTCTTACTTTCTTCTCAGCAATATTAA
- a CDS encoding sodium:solute symporter — MQPYQVLILIAAYFAVLILISYFTGRGGSNAEFFKANKQAPWYLVAFGMIGASLSGITFISIPGTVETDSFSYFQVVLGYTVGYAVIGQVLLPLYYKLNLTSIYTYLDTRFGNASYKTGASFFLLSRVVGASFRLFLVANVLQLIVFDALGVPYYITVSITILLIWLYTFKSGIKTIVWTDTLQTFFMLLALGITIYFISEDLGFSVANLMNYLAESEHSQIFFFDDWKSKDHFVKQFLSGAFIAIVMTGLDQDMMQKNLTCRSLKDAQKNMLWFTIVLVFVNFLFLALGVLLTDYADLNGITETKDELFPAIAASGNLGFAVAVFFILGLIAAAYSSADSALTSLTTSFSIDILDIEKKYDEKKQIRIRKQIHIAISILLILVMLVFKYAIADKSVINKLFQFAGYTYGPLLGLYAFGLFTKWQVKDKLVPLIAILAPVLSYIISVNSLTWLGFEFGFFILILNGFLTFLGLILLRRK; from the coding sequence ATGCAACCATACCAGGTACTTATTCTAATCGCCGCCTATTTTGCAGTACTTATTCTTATCTCCTACTTCACGGGAAGAGGAGGCAGTAATGCTGAATTTTTTAAAGCGAATAAACAGGCTCCCTGGTATCTGGTAGCTTTCGGAATGATTGGTGCCTCGCTGAGTGGGATCACCTTTATCTCCATCCCCGGCACCGTTGAAACCGACTCTTTTAGTTACTTCCAGGTCGTACTTGGATACACAGTTGGATACGCGGTGATCGGTCAGGTTTTGCTTCCACTCTATTATAAGCTTAATCTTACCTCCATATATACCTATTTAGATACCCGATTTGGGAATGCTTCCTATAAAACAGGAGCTTCTTTTTTCCTGTTAAGCCGGGTTGTTGGTGCAAGTTTCAGGCTATTCCTGGTGGCAAATGTGCTACAACTTATTGTATTTGATGCGTTAGGTGTTCCATACTACATCACGGTTTCTATCACCATCCTGCTTATCTGGCTGTATACCTTTAAAAGCGGGATTAAGACCATCGTCTGGACAGATACCCTGCAAACATTCTTTATGCTGCTTGCGTTGGGGATCACCATCTATTTTATTTCTGAAGATCTTGGCTTCTCTGTAGCAAATCTCATGAATTATTTAGCTGAAAGTGAACATTCCCAGATCTTTTTCTTCGATGATTGGAAAAGCAAAGATCACTTTGTAAAACAGTTCCTTTCCGGGGCTTTCATCGCTATCGTCATGACTGGTCTAGATCAGGATATGATGCAGAAAAATCTTACCTGCAGAAGTCTGAAAGATGCGCAGAAAAATATGCTCTGGTTTACCATCGTTCTCGTTTTCGTAAACTTCTTATTTCTGGCTTTAGGAGTTCTCCTAACCGATTACGCCGATCTTAATGGTATTACCGAAACGAAAGACGAATTATTTCCAGCTATTGCCGCCAGCGGTAATCTAGGTTTTGCCGTAGCAGTTTTCTTTATCCTGGGACTTATCGCTGCGGCCTATTCCAGTGCTGACAGCGCTCTTACAAGTTTGACAACATCCTTTAGTATCGATATCCTGGATATTGAAAAAAAATATGATGAGAAAAAACAGATCAGGATCAGAAAGCAAATTCATATTGCAATCTCCATATTATTAATCCTGGTGATGCTTGTGTTTAAATATGCGATCGCAGATAAAAGTGTGATCAACAAATTGTTTCAGTTTGCTGGGTACACTTATGGGCCGTTGCTTGGTTTGTATGCCTTTGGACTTTTTACGAAGTGGCAGGTAAAAGATAAACTAGTGCCGCTAATTGCCATTCTTGCTCCGGTTCTTTCCTACATCATCAGCGTAAACAGTCTTACCTGGCTTGGATTCGAATTTGGATTCTTTATCCTGATTCTGAATGGTTTTCTAACTTTCTTAGGATTAATATTGCTGAGAAGAAAGTAA
- the recR gene encoding recombination mediator RecR: protein MDFSSKLLEQAVDEMSQLPGIGKRTALRLVLHLLKQPEEQTSRLSKSLLDLRENIKLCNNCFNISDTELCEICANPNRVSEIVCVVEDIRDVMAIENTGQYRGHYHVLGGKISPMDGIGPSQLTIKALIEKVREGKIEEIIFALSSTLEGDTTNFYIFKQLEGTGIKTSTIARGISVGDELEYADEVTLGRSITNRIPFENSLKS, encoded by the coding sequence ATGGATTTTTCATCAAAATTACTGGAGCAGGCAGTAGACGAAATGTCTCAATTGCCGGGAATTGGAAAGCGAACAGCGCTAAGACTGGTACTTCATTTATTAAAGCAACCGGAAGAGCAGACCTCCAGGCTGTCAAAATCCCTGCTCGATCTACGCGAGAATATTAAGCTTTGTAATAATTGCTTCAACATTAGCGATACCGAGCTTTGTGAGATCTGTGCAAATCCTAACCGCGTTTCAGAAATAGTATGTGTGGTCGAAGATATTCGCGACGTGATGGCTATTGAAAATACCGGGCAGTATCGAGGGCATTATCATGTACTCGGAGGAAAGATAAGTCCTATGGATGGAATCGGACCTTCGCAGTTAACGATCAAAGCTTTGATTGAAAAGGTTAGAGAAGGGAAGATCGAGGAGATTATATTTGCTTTGAGCAGCACGCTGGAAGGTGATACAACGAATTTCTATATTTTCAAACAACTGGAAGGAACCGGAATAAAAACTTCTACGATCGCCAGAGGAATTTCTGTAGGAGATGAACTGGAATATGCAGATGAGGTGACCTTAGGAAGAAGTATTACGAATAGAATTCCTTTTGAAAATAGCCTGAAAAGCTAG
- a CDS encoding dihydrolipoamide acetyltransferase family protein, translating to MAKFELKLPKMGESVAEATITSWLKEVGDTIEMDEPVLEIATDKVDSEVPSEVDGTLVEKLFEADDVVKVGQVIAIIETDGDEDSSSEEQEEEAAPAEAAVVSKSVETAKETASAETSEDYSDSDKFYSPLVKNIAKEEGISLSELDSINGTGKDSRVTKNDILEYVENRKKGGNTAAAESAPKAVESKGLEKKVSSQPEPVVSGEDEIIEMSRMGKMIAHHMVDSVQKSAHVQSFIEVDVTNIWNWRNKHKNEFQKKEGEKLTFTPIFMEAVAKAIRDFPMVNISVNEDASKIIKKKNINLGMAAALPDGNLIVPVIKNADRLNLVGMAKAVNDLANRARQNKLKPDDIQGGTYTVTNVGTFGSIMGTPIINQPQVGILALGAIRKMPAVIETPDGDFIGIRYKMILSHSYDHRVVNGALGGQFVQRVAQYLEGFDKDREI from the coding sequence ATGGCAAAATTTGAATTGAAGTTACCTAAAATGGGTGAAAGTGTTGCAGAAGCAACCATAACAAGCTGGCTTAAGGAAGTTGGAGATACTATTGAAATGGATGAGCCGGTACTTGAGATCGCTACAGACAAAGTCGATAGTGAAGTCCCTTCAGAAGTTGACGGGACCCTTGTGGAAAAACTTTTCGAGGCAGATGATGTGGTAAAAGTAGGTCAGGTGATCGCTATTATTGAAACCGATGGTGATGAGGATTCTTCTTCAGAAGAACAAGAGGAAGAAGCAGCTCCGGCTGAAGCAGCAGTAGTTTCTAAATCGGTTGAAACTGCCAAAGAAACTGCTTCCGCAGAAACTAGCGAAGATTATTCAGATTCTGATAAATTCTATTCTCCGCTAGTAAAGAATATCGCGAAGGAAGAAGGTATTTCACTTTCTGAACTTGATTCTATTAATGGAACCGGGAAAGATTCGCGGGTTACCAAAAATGATATTTTAGAATACGTAGAGAACAGGAAAAAAGGCGGAAATACTGCAGCGGCGGAGTCAGCCCCAAAAGCTGTCGAATCTAAAGGTCTGGAGAAGAAAGTTTCCAGTCAGCCAGAACCTGTAGTTAGCGGGGAAGATGAGATCATCGAGATGAGCAGAATGGGTAAAATGATCGCTCATCATATGGTGGATAGCGTTCAGAAATCTGCACATGTACAGTCATTTATTGAAGTAGATGTTACAAATATCTGGAACTGGAGAAATAAGCATAAAAATGAATTTCAGAAGAAAGAAGGAGAGAAATTAACTTTCACTCCAATCTTTATGGAAGCTGTGGCAAAAGCGATTCGCGATTTCCCAATGGTGAATATTTCTGTAAACGAAGATGCTTCTAAAATTATCAAGAAGAAAAATATTAACCTTGGAATGGCTGCGGCACTTCCAGATGGTAATTTGATCGTTCCAGTGATCAAAAATGCAGACAGGCTTAATCTTGTTGGGATGGCGAAGGCAGTAAATGACCTGGCTAATCGCGCAAGACAAAATAAATTGAAACCGGACGATATTCAGGGTGGTACTTATACGGTAACCAACGTGGGTACTTTTGGAAGTATTATGGGAACTCCCATCATCAATCAGCCACAAGTAGGAATTCTTGCTCTTGGAGCAATTCGAAAAATGCCAGCGGTGATTGAAACTCCTGATGGTGATTTTATTGGAATACGATATAAGATGATCCTTTCTCACAGTTATGATCACCGTGTGGTGAACGGCGCCCTTGGTGGACAGTTCGTACAGCGTGTGGCTCAGTACCTGGAAGGATTTGACAAGGATCGCGAGATCTAA
- a CDS encoding BLUF domain-containing protein, protein MKYISYISQQSHILKDADMEALLSSSRKNNATSDITGLLISYQGLFIQYIEGEPSTVDNLFQRIKKDPRHHSIVEISTDSLKCRQFKNWSMAFRKLDNKKAEAILGHKDLDKNAILEGEKMEGKHPALELLDSFLNNLQ, encoded by the coding sequence TTGAAGTACATCTCCTATATAAGCCAGCAATCGCATATACTTAAAGATGCAGATATGGAAGCACTACTCAGCAGTAGCAGAAAAAATAACGCCACGAGTGATATTACTGGATTACTAATTTCATATCAGGGACTTTTCATCCAGTATATAGAAGGAGAGCCTTCAACAGTAGACAATCTCTTTCAAAGAATTAAAAAGGACCCGAGACACCATTCAATTGTTGAAATTTCTACCGATTCGCTAAAGTGCCGCCAATTTAAAAACTGGTCTATGGCGTTCCGCAAACTTGATAATAAAAAAGCGGAAGCAATCTTAGGTCACAAAGACCTGGACAAAAATGCTATTTTGGAAGGAGAAAAAATGGAAGGCAAACATCCTGCTTTAGAATTGCTCGATTCTTTTTTAAATAATCTTCAGTAA
- a CDS encoding 3'-5' exonuclease: protein MELKLTRPICFFDLETTGTNISKDRIVEMAVLKVYPNGNKESYTWLVNPECEIPKEVIAIHGIDNEKVANEPTFQQLATKVHDLIKGCDLAGYNSNRFDIPLLAEELLRAGIDFEMKNVVAVDVQTIFHKKEQRTLSAAYQFYCGKELEGAHGAEADTEATYEVLKSQLDRYNDLENDMKWLADFSSRKKFADFAGFISFDKKGREVFSFGKYRGKLVEQVLEDEPGYFGWMQNADFPLYTKKVLTAIKLRKLNTKLS, encoded by the coding sequence ATGGAGCTTAAACTTACCAGACCTATTTGCTTTTTTGACCTTGAAACTACGGGAACCAATATTTCCAAAGACCGTATTGTGGAAATGGCAGTGCTCAAAGTCTACCCAAACGGTAATAAAGAAAGCTATACCTGGCTGGTTAATCCTGAGTGTGAGATTCCTAAAGAAGTTATCGCGATTCATGGCATCGATAATGAGAAAGTTGCTAATGAGCCAACCTTCCAGCAATTGGCAACGAAAGTTCATGATCTTATCAAAGGCTGTGATCTTGCCGGCTATAACTCCAATAGATTCGATATTCCATTACTGGCCGAGGAATTGCTCCGTGCGGGAATTGATTTCGAAATGAAGAATGTCGTTGCTGTAGACGTTCAAACGATTTTTCATAAAAAAGAACAGCGTACTTTATCTGCAGCTTACCAGTTTTACTGCGGAAAAGAACTTGAAGGTGCACATGGTGCAGAAGCAGATACTGAAGCAACCTATGAAGTATTAAAATCCCAATTGGACAGATACAACGATCTGGAAAATGATATGAAATGGCTGGCAGATTTCAGCTCTCGAAAGAAATTTGCAGATTTCGCCGGATTCATAAGTTTTGATAAGAAAGGAAGAGAAGTGTTTTCTTTCGGGAAGTATCGCGGAAAGCTGGTAGAGCAGGTGCTTGAAGATGAACCTGGATATTTTGGCTGGATGCAGAATGCAGATTTTCCACTTTATACTAAGAAAGTACTCACAGCCATTAAATTGAGAAAGCTAAACACCAAATTATCCTGA
- a CDS encoding carboxypeptidase-like regulatory domain-containing protein, which translates to MKTSVFLLILFFTTTFSVAQNSRITGRVIDRATNKALPYAHIMFQDYKLGTSTDEQGMFAFNVADSLKSEILIFTHVGYERELLKISDLEKQRLVPMNALTEGLGEVMITPVQDNRSFTYRPEWRYETVGIGNMNAALYPSTIARYYPKPDKFEAAAFLKEITVYFYATEEQKGLSPKFRIHLYNVDENGLPGKDITQDIVVTKPVGKNKVDVELLDQKIQIPEGGFYIGLEHLFIKENEYFEVKDYYINNELVAEDYRNKRYGPVYKGVFAPEESNFKIYFFEPGGWVDIRTWDITYNDREGKYVMPEFRIKITD; encoded by the coding sequence TTGAAAACTTCCGTTTTTCTCTTAATCCTTTTCTTTACTACCACTTTTAGCGTAGCTCAAAATTCCCGAATAACCGGGAGAGTAATCGACAGAGCCACTAATAAGGCCTTGCCTTACGCTCATATCATGTTTCAGGATTATAAGCTTGGAACCAGCACAGATGAACAGGGCATGTTTGCTTTTAATGTTGCAGACAGCCTGAAAAGTGAAATACTCATTTTTACCCATGTTGGTTACGAGAGGGAATTGCTAAAAATCTCTGATCTGGAAAAGCAGAGATTGGTACCCATGAATGCACTTACCGAAGGTCTGGGAGAGGTGATGATCACACCTGTTCAGGATAATAGATCTTTTACTTATCGGCCGGAATGGCGCTACGAAACTGTGGGGATCGGAAATATGAATGCCGCGCTTTATCCTTCCACCATAGCGCGTTATTACCCAAAACCTGATAAGTTTGAGGCAGCTGCTTTTCTAAAAGAGATCACCGTTTATTTTTATGCTACGGAAGAGCAAAAAGGTTTAAGTCCGAAATTTCGGATTCATTTGTATAATGTAGACGAAAACGGACTTCCCGGGAAAGATATCACCCAGGACATCGTTGTCACCAAACCAGTAGGTAAAAATAAGGTTGATGTCGAATTGCTTGACCAGAAAATTCAGATTCCCGAGGGAGGTTTTTATATAGGTCTTGAGCATTTATTCATCAAGGAGAATGAGTATTTCGAAGTAAAGGATTACTATATCAATAATGAACTTGTAGCTGAAGATTATAGAAATAAGCGTTATGGACCAGTCTATAAAGGAGTTTTCGCTCCTGAAGAATCCAACTTCAAAATTTATTTTTTCGAACCCGGAGGCTGGGTTGATATTAGAACCTGGGACATCACCTATAATGACAGGGAAGGGAAATATGTAATGCCAGAATTTAGAATCAAAATCACCGATTAG
- a CDS encoding carboxypeptidase-like regulatory domain-containing protein, translating into MMRYYMFIAFLIIAISSNAQSEMMDGVVADSVTKEPLSFVNIYVLNTSQGTTSNENGYFQLKEPNAGQNLRFGYVGYDSKDITYVKKQLDTIFLSRNKEQLNEVVVQAPLQDKTIKIKASKSKDRLGISNSGDDEGARMFLRYFAKPSELKDEAAYLKSAEIFLFNGIGSVKHDYIFRIRIMSLTEDAEPGYDLIDNITLTGRPGSKVRVDLEDERILIPENGFLIGVEGLQIDQNYIRTTKLLLENGKYKDLKKYGPTFKAVESKDPVYYLSRGEWKKMKMPVPAMNLIITN; encoded by the coding sequence ATGATGAGGTATTATATGTTCATTGCATTTTTAATTATAGCTATTTCTTCAAATGCTCAAAGTGAGATGATGGATGGAGTAGTGGCCGATTCTGTTACCAAAGAACCTTTGTCGTTTGTCAATATCTATGTATTGAATACCAGTCAGGGGACCACTAGCAATGAAAATGGATATTTTCAGCTTAAGGAACCTAATGCAGGTCAGAATCTTCGGTTTGGGTATGTGGGTTACGATTCAAAAGATATCACCTATGTCAAGAAACAGTTGGATACTATCTTTCTTTCCCGAAATAAGGAACAGCTAAACGAAGTAGTTGTCCAGGCTCCTTTACAGGATAAAACCATTAAAATAAAAGCCTCAAAATCTAAAGATAGGTTAGGAATTTCAAATTCAGGCGACGATGAAGGAGCTCGAATGTTCTTGCGCTATTTTGCTAAGCCTTCAGAACTAAAAGATGAAGCTGCTTACCTCAAATCCGCAGAAATCTTTCTTTTTAATGGTATTGGTAGTGTTAAGCATGATTATATTTTCCGTATCCGGATCATGAGTCTTACCGAGGATGCAGAACCAGGTTATGATCTCATCGATAATATTACTCTTACAGGGAGACCTGGGTCAAAGGTTCGTGTAGATCTAGAGGATGAAAGAATTCTTATTCCTGAGAATGGGTTTCTTATAGGGGTGGAAGGCTTGCAGATTGATCAGAACTATATAAGAACCACTAAGTTGCTTCTTGAAAATGGTAAGTATAAGGATTTAAAAAAGTACGGTCCTACATTCAAAGCTGTGGAATCAAAAGATCCGGTTTACTACCTAAGTAGAGGAGAATGGAAAAAAATGAAAATGCCGGTACCGGCAATGAACCTTATAATCACCAATTAG
- a CDS encoding fumarylacetoacetate hydrolase family protein: protein MKIICVGRNYTDHISELKNEKPEEPVLFQKPDTSILLKKQPFFIPDFSNDIHYEVEVLVKIKKIGKHIQKKFAHKYYDEIGLGIDFTARDLQNRLKEKGLPWEKSKAFDGAAVISDKWLQKKELPAVDELNFRLEKNGEVVQSSSTAHMLWKIDELIAYISSYFTLKIGDIIFTGTPAGVGKVATDDRLMGYLEDQQMFSIKVK from the coding sequence ATGAAAATTATTTGTGTAGGTAGAAATTATACAGATCATATTTCAGAATTGAAAAATGAGAAGCCAGAGGAGCCTGTATTATTTCAAAAGCCCGATACTTCGATATTATTGAAAAAACAACCATTTTTTATCCCAGATTTTTCCAATGATATTCATTACGAAGTAGAGGTTTTAGTGAAGATCAAAAAAATAGGGAAGCATATTCAGAAGAAATTTGCACATAAATATTATGATGAAATAGGACTGGGAATTGACTTTACGGCCAGGGATCTTCAGAACAGGCTTAAAGAAAAAGGACTGCCCTGGGAGAAATCCAAAGCATTCGATGGTGCTGCTGTGATTTCAGACAAATGGTTGCAAAAAAAGGAACTACCTGCGGTAGATGAACTCAATTTCAGGCTTGAAAAAAATGGAGAGGTAGTACAATCTTCCTCAACCGCACATATGCTTTGGAAAATTGATGAATTAATTGCTTATATTTCGTCGTATTTCACCCTCAAAATTGGTGATATCATCTTTACGGGAACACCTGCCGGAGTAGGAAAAGTCGCTACAGACGACAGATTAATGGGTTACCTGGAAGATCAACAAATGTTTTCTATCAAAGTAAAATAG
- a CDS encoding Hpt domain-containing protein — protein MSNYNLDDVKEMAGGDEEFLLIVVQTFLEEIPPDVAAMNEAIDNDNPSLAYQYAHKMKPNLQMFGLNLMEQIKVIEAWSKHGQRKDEVPQASDIITRKVDVASEALKRDYNLG, from the coding sequence ATGAGTAATTACAATCTTGACGACGTTAAGGAAATGGCTGGCGGCGATGAAGAATTTTTATTAATAGTAGTCCAGACGTTCCTTGAGGAAATTCCGCCAGACGTTGCTGCGATGAATGAAGCCATTGATAATGATAATCCTTCACTAGCTTATCAGTATGCTCATAAAATGAAACCGAACCTTCAGATGTTTGGTCTAAACCTGATGGAGCAGATTAAGGTCATTGAGGCCTGGTCTAAGCATGGTCAAAGAAAGGATGAGGTGCCGCAAGCTTCAGATATTATTACTAGAAAAGTGGATGTTGCTTCAGAAGCTTTAAAAAGAGATTATAATCTAGGATGA